The following are encoded together in the Natator depressus isolate rNatDep1 chromosome 10, rNatDep2.hap1, whole genome shotgun sequence genome:
- the LOC141994495 gene encoding zona pellucida sperm-binding protein 3-like produces MGYSGGLGIALLCWVVSGVTCYNPWDFSRSDSAIWRPNLRAEPLQRQPHVPSLAQPYPWARVDSSELRAVSPLQPVMVQCEEAQMVITVHRDLFGMGRLIKAADLSLGPAACQYMSLNAVENIVTFEAGLHECGSILQMTPDSLVYSTSLNYNPTPASNPVILRTNPAVIPIECHYPRKDNVSSKAIKPTWVPFSSTLSAEERLDFSLHLMNDDWSAERPSNGFQLGEVMHIQADVSTGNHVALRLFVDSCVATLSPDRDSSPRYAVIDFNGCLVDGRSDDTTSAFISPRPRQDTLQFMVDVFRFAGDARNLIYITCHLKVTAAEQAPDPLNKACSFNKAGNIWSPVEGTQDICRCCETGNCAFLGGQSGRGSPLDRWSGRRFQRDVASRHGDSSLREAEADVVVGPLFITDAYWGSRNLVEEQMEVGKAASPGAEETPGLVLALSLVAAAIGLASMTLTICFIYKNRSHAMAGAVM; encoded by the exons ATGGGGTATAGTGGTGGTCTAGGCATTGCTCTTCTGTGCTGGGTAGTTAGTGGAGTGACCTGTTATAATCCCTGGGATTTCTCTAGGAGTGACTCAGCCATCTGGAGACCCAACCTCAGGGCTGAGCCCCTTCAGAGACAGCCCCATGTGCCTTCTCTTGCCCAGCCCTATCCCTGGGCTCGGGTTGATTCTTCTGAGCTCAGGGCTGTGTCCCCACTGCAGCCTGTCATGGTGCAGTGTGAAGAGGCTCAGATGGTGATCACCGTGCACAGGGATCTGTTTGGGATGGGGAGACTGATCAAAGCTGCTGACCTGAGTCTTGGCCCGGCTGCCTGCCAGTACATGTCCCTTAATGCTGTGGAGAACATAGTGACTTTTGAAGCTGGGCTCCATGAATGTGGCAGCATCTTGCAG ATGACCCCAGACTCCCTGGTTTACAGCACAAGCCTGAACTAtaaccccacccctgccagcaaCCCAGTGATCCTCAGAACCAATCCAGCTGTGATTCCCATTGAGTGTCACTACCCCAG GAAGGACAATGTGAGCAGTAAAGCCATCAAGCCAACATGGGTTCCCTTCAGCTCCACCCTGTCTGCTGAGGAGAGGCTGGATTTCTCCCTGCACCTGATGAATG ATGACTGGAGTGCTGAGAGACCCTCCAATGGATTCCAGCTGGGGGAGGTCATGCATATCCAAGCTGATGTCAGCACTGGGAACCATGTGGCTCTGAGGCTCTTTGTGGACAGCTGTGTGGCCACCCTGAGCCCAGACAGGGACTCCTCTCCCCGCTatgctgtcattgacttcaatgg GTGCCTGGTGGATGGGAGATCAGATGACACCACCTCGGCCTTCATATCCCCCAGGCCCAGGCAGGACACGCTGCAGTTCATGGTGGATGTGTTCAGGTTTGCAGGAGATGCCAGGAACTTG ATCTACATCACCTGTCATCTGAAAGTCACTGCAGCTGAGCAAGCCCCGGATCCCTTGAACAAGGCTTGTTCCTTCAACAAAGCAGGCAACAT CTGGTCTCCAGTGGAAGGCACCCAAGACATCTGCAGGTGCTGTGAGACTGGGAACTGTGCATTCCTTGGAGGACAGTCTGGGAGAGGCAGCCCTCTGGACAGATGGTCAGGGAGGCGCTTCCAGAGAGATGTGGCCTCCAGGCATG GTGACTCCTCACTGAGGGAGGCTGAGGCTGATGTTGTGGTAGGACCCCTATTCATCACTGATGCCTATTGGGGATCCAGGAATCTTGTGGAAGAACAAATGGAAGTAGGGAAGGCAGCATCACCAG GTGCAGAAGAGACTCCTGGGCTGGTGCTTGCGCTGAGCTTGGTGGCTGCTGCTATTGGTTTGGCCTCCATGACTCTGACCATCTGCTTCATATACAAAAACCGCAGCCATGCAATGGCTGGTGCTGTCATGTGA
- the LOC141994496 gene encoding zona pellucida sperm-binding protein 3-like gives MVQCEEAQMVITVHRDLFGTGRLIKAADLSLGLATCRYMSLNAAENTVTFAAGLHECGSTLQMTPDSLVYSTSLNYNPTPASNPVILRTNPAVIPIECHYPRKDNVSSKAIKPTWVPFSSTLSAEERLDFSLHLMNDDWSAERPSNGFQLGEVMHIQADVSTGNHVALRLFVDSCVATLSPDRDSSPRYAVIDFNGCLVDGRSDDTTSAFISPRPRQDTLQFMVDVFRFAGDARNLIYITCHLKVTAAEQAPDPLNKACSFNKAGNIWSPVEGTRDICRCCETRNCAFLGGQSGRGSPLDRWSGRRFQRDVASRHGEPFVREAEADVVVGTLIILDADQGSRDLSVAQMEAEKAASEGFSSTAGLISVAAAIALAFITLGILVYRRCSCSSA, from the exons aTGGTGCAGTGTGAGGAGGCTCAGATGGTGATCACTGTGCACAGGGATCTGTTTGGGACAGGGCGACTGATCAAAGCTGCTGACCTGAGCCTTGGCCTGGCCACCTGCAGGTACATGTCCCTTAATGCTGCAGAGAACACCGTGACCTTTGCAGCTGGGCTCCATGAATGTGGCAGCACCTTGCAG atgacCCCAGACTCCCTGGTTTACAGCACAAGCCTGAACTAtaaccccacccctgccagcaaCCCAGTGATCCTGAGAACCAATCCAGCTGTGATTCCCATTGAGTGTCACTACCCCAG GAAGGACAATGTGAGCAGTAAAGCCATCAAGCCAACATGGGTTCCCTTCAGCTCCACCCTGTCTGCTGAGGAGAGGCTGGATTTCTCCCTGCACCTGATGAATG ATGACTGGAGTGCTGAGAGACCCTCCAATGGATTCCAGCTGGGGGAGGTCATGCATATCCAAGCTGATGTCAGCACTGGGAACCATGTGGCTCTGAGGCTCTTTGTGGACAGCTGTGTGGCCACCCTGAGCCCAGACAGGGACTCCTCTCCCCGCTatgctgtcattgacttcaatgg GTGCCTGGTGGATGGGAGATCAGATGACACCACCTCAGCCTTCATATCCCCCAGGCCCAGGCAGGACACGCTGCAGTTCATGGTGGATGTGTTCAGGTTTGCAGGAGATGCCAGGAACTTG ATCTACATCACCTGTCATCTGAAAGTCACTGCAGCTGAGCAAGCCCCGGATCCCTTGAACAAGGCTTGTTCCTTCAACAAAGCAGGCAACAT CTGGTCTCCAGTGGAAGGCACCCGAGACATCTGCAGGTGCTGTGAGACTAGGAACTGTGCATTCCTTGGAGGACAGTCTGGGAGAGGCAGCCCTCTGGACAGATGGTCAGGGAGGCGCTTCCAGAGAGATGTGGCCTCCAGGCATG GTGAGCCCTTTGTGAGAGAAGCTGAGGCTGATGTTGTGGTAGGAACCCTAATCATCTTGGATGCTGATCAAGGATCAAGGGATCTCTCAGTTGCTCAAATGGAAGCAGAGAAGGCAGCATCAGAGG GATTCTCTTCTACAGCTGGGCTGATCTCAGTGGCAGCTGCCATTGCACTGGCCTTCATTACTCTGGGGATACTTGTATACAGAAGATGCAGCTGTTCCAGTGCCTGA
- the LOC141994497 gene encoding zona pellucida sperm-binding protein 3-like — MGHRNNLGFALLCWVVSGVTCYNPWDFSRIDSAIWRPTPRAEPPQRQAHVSSLAQHSPWARVDASRLRAVSVLQPVMVQCEEAQMVITVHRDLFGMGRLIKAADLSLGPAACRYTSLNAAENTVIFVAGLHECGSTLQMTPDSLVYSTSLNYNPTPASNPVILRTNPAVIPIECHYPRKDNVSSKAIKPTWVPFSSTLSAEERLDFSLHLMNDDWSAERPSNGFQLGEVMHIQADVSTGNHVALRLFVDSCVATLSPDRDSSPRYAVIDFNGCLVDGRSDDTTSAFISPRPRQDTLQFMVDVFRFAGDARNLIYITCHLKVTAAEQAPDPLNKACSFNKAGNIWSPVEGTRDICRCCETGNCAFLGGQSGRGSPLDRWSGRRFQRDVASRHGDPFVREAEADVVVGPLIILDADQGSRDLSVAQMEAEKAASEGFSSTAGLISVAAAIALAFITLGILVYRRCSRSSA; from the exons ATGGGTCACAGAAACAACCTAGGCTTTGCTCTTCTGTGCTGGGTGGTCAGTGGGGTGACCTGTTACAATCCCTGGGATTTCTCTAGGATTGACTCAGCCATCTGGAGACCCAcccccagggctgagccccctCAACGACAAGCCCATGTGTCCTCTCTTGCCCAGCACTCCCCCTGGGCTCGGGTTGATGCTTCCCGGCTCAGGGCTGTGTCTGTGCTGCAGCCTGTCATGGTGCAGTGTGAGGAGGCTCAGATGGTGATCACTGTGCACAGGGATCTGTTTGGGATGGGGAGACTGATCAAAGCCGCTGACCTGAGCCTTGGCCCAGCTGCCTGCCGGTACACATCCCTTAATGCTGCAGAGAACACAGTGATCTTTGTAGCCGGGCTCCATGAATGTGGCAGCACCTTGCAG ATGACCCCAGACTCCCTGGTTTACAGCACAAGCCTGAACTAtaaccccacccctgccagcaaCCCAGTGATCCTCAGAACCAATCCAGCTGTGATTCCCATTGAGTGTCACTACCCCAG GAAGGACAATGTGAGCAGTAAAGCCATCAAGCCAACATGGGTTCCCTTCAGCTCCACCCTGTCTGCTGAGGAGAGGCTGGATTTCTCCCTGCACCTGATGAATG ATGACTGGAGTGCTGAGAGACCCTCCAATGGATTCCAGCTGGGGGAGGTCATGCATATCCAAGCTGATGTCAGCACTGGGAACCATGTGGCTCTGAGGCTCTTTGTGGACAGCTGTGTGGCCACCCTGAGCCCAGACAGGGACTCCTCTCCCCGCTatgctgtcattgacttcaatgg GTGCCTGGTGGATGGGAGATCAGATGACACCACCTCGGCCTTCATATCCCCCAGGCCCAGGCAGGACACGCTGCAGTTCATGGTGGATGTGTTCAGGTTTGCAGGAGATGCCAGGAACTTG ATCTACATCACCTGTCATCTGAAAGTCACTGCAGCTGAGCAAGCCCCGGATCCCTTGAACAAGGCTTGTTCCTTCAACAAAGCAGGCAACAT CTGGTCTCCAGTGGAAGGCACCCGAGACATCTGCAGGTGCTGTGAGACTGGGAACTGTGCATTCCTTGGAGGACAGTCTGGGAGAGGCAGCCCTCTGGACAGATGGTCAGGGAGGCGCTTCCAGAGAGATGTGGCCTCCAGGCATG GTGACCCCTTTGTGAGAGAAGCTGAGGCTGATGTTGTGGTAGGACCCCTAATCATCTTGGATGCTGATCAAGGATCAAGGGATCTCTCAGTTGCTCAAATGGAAGCAGAGAAGGCAGCATCAGAGG GATTCTCTTCTACAGCTGGGCTGATCTCAGTGGCAGCTGCCATTGCACTGGCCTTCATTACTCTGGGGATACTCGTATACAGAAGATGCAGCCGTTCCAGTGCCTGA